In Sphingopyxis macrogoltabida, the sequence CGGCGCCCGCGAGAACGGCGCGCCATTCGCTCTCAAGCGCGACGCCGATCGCCGCCTGCAGCGCCAGCCGCTCGCGCCGGATCGCGTCGGGATCGACCGTCACCATCTGATCGCCGATGAACGCCTCGCTGGGCAGCAGCACCGCTTCGGCGACGAAGGCCGGATCGGCTGCCGCGCCCGCGAGCGTCTGCGCGACGGCATCGATGACCGCCTGCGTATCGCCCGTATCGCCCGAGGCCGCAGCGACGAGCGTATCGAGCATCAGTTGCTGGAGCGCCTCGTACCGCGCGAACGGGTCATCGTCGTGCGCGGCAAGCCAGGCAAGTTCGCCCGGCGCGCGCTCGAAATCAACGATCACGGGAGCGGAGAAGCCGCGGTTGACCGACAGCGCCGGCCGCGATGCGAAGCGGCCGAGCGGCACCCGCTGCGCCGCGCCACTCAGCGTCACCAGCGTGTCGGGCAGCGTAGCGCCGCTGCCGTCCATCGCAAAGGCGGCAAGCCGCAGCGGCATCATCATCGGCGCCTTGTCGGGCTGCCCCGGGGTCGGGGGCACGGCCTGCCTGATGTCGAGCGACCAGTCGTCGCCGTCCTGCGCCAGCGTCAGCGACAGCCGCGGCGTGCCCGCCTGCTCGTACCAGCGGCGGAACTGCTTAAGGTCGATATCGCCGCCCTCCTCCATCGCGCGGACGAAATCCTCGCAGGTCGCCGCTTCGCCGTCGTGACGATCGAAATAGAGGTCAGTGCCCTTGCGAAAGCGCTCGGGCCCGAGCAGCGTCGCCATCATGCGAATGATCTCGGCGCCCTTGTTGTAGATGGTCGCAGTGTAGAAGTTCGAGATTTCCTGATAGCTGTCGGGACGGATGGGGTGCGCGAGCGGCCCCGCGTCCTCGGGAAATTGCGCGGCGCGGAGCAGGCGGACGTCCTCGATCCGCTTCACCGGCGGCGACCCCATGTCGGCCGAGAAATTCTGGTCGCGAAAGACGGTGAAGCCTTCCTTCAGGCTGAGCTGGAACCAGTCGCGGCAGGTGACGCGATTGCCCGACCAGTTGTGGAAATATTCGTGCGCGACGACGCCCTCAACCCCGTCGAAATCAACATCGGTCGCGGTGTCGGGATCGGCGAGGATATAGCGGGTGTTGAAGATGTTGAGCCCTTTGTTCTCCATCGCCCCCATGTTGAAATCGCTGACCGCGACGATGTTGAACAGGTCGAGGTCATATTCGCGGCCATAGACGCGCTCGTCCCACGCCATGCTGTCCTGCAGCGCCTTCATCGCATGCCCGGTGCGCGCTTCATCGCCCTTGCGGACCCAGATGCCGAGTTCGACCTCGCGCCCCGACATCGTCGTGAAGCTGTCGCGGTTGACGACCAGGTCGCCCGCGACGAGTGCGAAGAGATAGGAGGGTTTCGGCCACGGATCTTCCCAGAGCGCCCAGTGGTCGTTCCCCGCTTCGCCCTGCTCGACGCAATTGCCGTTCGACAGCAGGATCGGGAAAGTCGCCTTGTCGCCCGTCATCCGCACCTTGTAGCGGCTCAGCACATCGGGCCGGTCGGGGTGGAAGGTGATGCGGCGAAATCCCTCTGCCTCGCACTGGGTACAAAGCATGTTGTTCGAAGCATAGAGGCCCATGAGCTGGGTGTTCGACGCGGGTGCGATCACCGTATCGACCTCGACCACCGCCGCCGTGCGGTCGCCAAGGTCGACGATCAGGTCGCTGCCGTCCATCCGCCAGTCGTTCCACACCGCACCGTCGACGCGCACCTCGGCTGCGGTCAAGCCGTCGCCGCGCAGGAGCAGGGGCGCGGGGGCAGCCGCATGGCGGACGACCGAAAGCGCGGCGCTGACCTTCGTCTGTTCGACGCCCAGCGCGAAATCGAGCGCGATGTCGGGAATTTGCCATTCGAGCGGGGCGTAATCGCCGCGATGAATGGTGACGGGGATGGCGGGCGTGGAAGAGAGGTCGGTCATGCGAACGATCTAGGCATGGCGCCGCCGACGCGCAATAAGGCGCGCGATGGCACATATGCTGATTTTCGGAATGGGTTACGCGGCGAGCCACCTTGCGGGGCGGTTGCAGGCGCGCGGCTGGGAAGTGCTCGGCACGACGCGCGACGGACGCGGCGACACGATCGCTTTCGCGGACGAGACGGCGGTCCTGATCGCGCTGCGCGACGCGACGCACATCTTGTCGTCGGTCCCGCCGGTCGACGGTATCGATCCGGTCCTCGCACGCTATGGCGAAGCGATCGCCCTCTCTCCCGCCGGCTGGACCGGTTATCTGTCTTCAACGGGCGTCTATGGCGATGCGGGCGGTGCCTGGGTCGACGAAAGCGCGCCGGTCAAGGGCCGCCGCCCCGATCGCAACGCCGCCGACGCTGCATGGGGAGGGCTGCGCAGCGATGTCCGCGTCTTCCGCCTGCCCGGCATCTACGGCCCCGGCCGTTCGATCCTCGACCGGATCGGCGAGGGCCGCGCGCACCGCATCGCCCTGCCCGGCCAGGTCTTTAGCCGCGTCCATGTCGACGATATCGCGGGCGGCGTCATGGCGTCGTTCCGAGGGCCGGCAGGCGTGTATAATCTCGCCGACGACGAACCATGCCATCAGAACCGGCTCGTCGAATGGGGTTGCGCGATGCTCGGCGTGCCGGTGCCGCCGCTCCAGACTTTGGACGAAGCCGGCCTGTCGCCCGCCGCCCGCGCCTTCTATGCCGAAAACCGCCGCGTCGCCAACGGCAAGGCGAAGCGGCTGCTGGGGTGGGCGCCGAAGTATCCGACGTTTCGCGAAGGGCTGGCAGCCTGCCGCTAGAGCAGCACGTCGACCGTATGGATCAGCACGCCAACGAGGCCGCCGACGAGCGTGCCGTTGATGCGGATATATTGGAGGTCGTCGCCGACGGCATTTTCGAGCCGGTCGGTGATCGTCTTGGCATCCCAGCCGCGGATCGTGTCCGACACCAGTTTGAGCGCGGTTTCGCCATAGCTGTCGACCATGCCGACCACGGCGCGGCGCGCATAGCGGTTGAGCGTGCGCTTGATCGCGGCATCCTCGCCCAGCATGCTACCGAACTGGGTGACAAGTTCGCCGATGCGGCCCGCGAGCATCGTATCGGGGTTGCGCGCCGCCTTGAGCAGCGCGGTACGGCCCTGCTCCCAAAGCCCATCGAGCCAGCGCTTCACCGCCTTGTTCTCGAGCAACTCGTCGCGCACCTTGGCGACCTTGGCCTGCACCTCGGGATCGTGCTGGAGGTCGAGCGCCATCTTCGCGAGCCCTTCCTCGACGCGGATACGCAGCGGGTGCGTTTCGTCGACCGCCATTTCGCTGAGCAGCTTCGACAACCCTGCGACGATGCGGTTCGAAATGCTCTCGTCGAGCCCGGTGAAGCGAACGATCGCATTGCTGTTGTCGTGGACCATCTGGTGAATCAGATGTTCGTTGAGTTCGAGCGTCTTGGACCCCCATTTGACCATCGCGTCGAGCAGCGGCTGATGCCGCCCCTCGGCAAGCGCAGCCTGCAGGGCCTGCCCCAGCAAGGGTGCGACGTCGAGTTCGCGAAGGCGGTCGGCGATCGCCGATTTCACCATCCCGCCAAGCCGCTGCTGGTCGAGCGCGCCGAGCCCGTCGGCGATGATCCGCGACGCGCCAAGCCGCAACCGCCCGCCGCCCTCACCCGGTTCGGAGAGGAATTTGCCGACCGCGCCCGCGACGTCGACCGTCTGCATCTTGCGTGCGATCAGCCGCGGCAGCAGGAAATTGGTAAGCAGGAAGCGTGCGAGCGTGTCGCCGATGCGGTTCTTGTTGCGCGGCACGATGGCGGTGTGCGGGATCGGCAGCCCCATCGGATGCCGGAACAGCGCCGTCACCGCAAACCAGTCGGCGAGCCCGCCGACCATCGCCGCCTCGGCAAAGGCGCGGACGAAGCCGATCGCCGGGTGGACGTCCTGATAATATTTCGCGCCGACGAAGACGAACGCCATGACGACCAGCATGCCCGTCGCAACGACGCGGATGTTGAACCCGCCGGTCGGCACGGCAACGCCCATGCCGAGGGGGCGTGCGCCAAGGTCTTCCGAAGAATTGCTTTCCGTCATCACCGTTCAAATGGCGGCTTGGCGCAAAGGTTGCAACCGGCGCGGCCTCCATCCGGGCCGCGCCGCGTCATTCGGCCGGATGCGGCGCGGGCGCCGAGTGCGGCTTCGTATCGTCGCCGGGTTTGTACGTCAGCAGGTTGCGCGCAAAGAAACCGCCAAGTCGCTTCTCGACGCTGTCGGCAAGACTGAATCCGGCGGGAACGATCAGCAGCGTCAATATCGTCGACAGGACAAGTCCGCCGATGACGACGACGCCCATGGGCGCGCGGAACGCTCCGTCGCCCGACAGGGACAGTGCCGTCGGCACCATGCCCGCGACCATCGCGATCGTCGTCATAACAATCGGCTGCGCGCGCTTGCGGCCTGCATCGAGTAGGGCCTCCATCTTGCCGACCCCTTGATCCATCTCCTCGATCGCGAAGTCGACGAGCAGGATCGAGTTTTTGGCGACGATGCCGAGCAGCATCAGCAAGCCGATATAGACGGGGATCGAGACCGCCATGCCGGCGACAAGCAACCCCAGCAGGCCGCCGAGCGGCGCCAGCAGCAGCGACGACATGTTGACGAGCGGCGACACAAAGCGGCGATAGAGCAGCACCAGCGTCGAGAAGACGAGCATCAGGCCCGCCACCACCGCGATGATGAAATTCTTGATCAGCTCGCCCTGCCATTTGGCTTCGCCCTGAACGATCTTGCGGACGCCCTGCGGCATGGTTTTCACCGCGGGCAGTGCGTCGATCTTTTGCTGGGCGTTGCCCGTCACCAATCCCGGCGCCAGATCGGCACCGATCACGATGCGCCGCGTCTGGTTGTAGCGGCGCAGTTCGGTGGGGCCGGCGCCAAAGCCGATCTCCGCCACCGATTTGAGCGGTACCGTCACGCCGCGCGACGTCGGTACGGGCAAATTCTCGATCGTCGACAGGCTGCGCCGCGAATCCTCCGAGAGCAGCACGCGGATCGGAATCTGGCGATCGGAAAGCGAGAATTTCGCTGCATTCTGGTCGATATCGCCGAGTGTCGCGATGCGGATCGTCTGGCTGAGCGCCGCCGTCGTCACCCCGAGATCGGCGGCGAGATCGAGGCGCGGCGTCACGATGATTTCGGGGCGCGGAATATCGCCCTCGATCCGCGGCGAACGGATTTCCTTGAGCCCGCGCATTTCGCCGACGATTTTCATGGCATGTTTTTCGAGCGCAACCGGATCGTCGCCGCCGATCACCATGGTGATGTCGCGTCCGGAAAAACCGCTCGACTGGCTCTGGAAACTTACCCGGGCGTCGGGAATCGCCGCCATCTTCGGTTGCAGCGCACGTTCCCATTCGACGCTCGTCACCTCGCGCTTTTTCTTGAGCGTGATATAGACGCCGCCGCCGCCGACGTTGACGTCATAGAAGGCATTTTCGACATTCTTGTCGCCCGACAGGATCGTGTTGATCTGGTCGGAGATATGCTCGCTCTGCGCCAGCGTCGAACCCGGCGGCAGCTCATATTTGACCTGACTATAGTCGCTGTTGATCGTCGGCTGAAACTGCTGCGGCAGCACCGCGAACAGGATGATGCTCGTGACGAAGGCGGCCCCGCCGATACCAACGATCCAGACGCGATGGTCGTACAGTCGCGCCCAGGCGCGCTGGACCATGAACTTCGCCCAATTGGTGAAGGCGAACCGGCGCACGCCGATCTTCCATGCCAGCGCCCCAAGCAGGATCGCGAGCAGGCTGGTCAGCAGGAAAGTAACGATCGCTATCGCCGGCGTCTGCAGCAGGAAGTGCAGCGCCGTGTTCGGGCGGCTTCCCCCCGGGGGAACCGGCTGGAAATAGGAGACGATCGAGAAGACGACCGTCAGCGCCGCGAGCAGCAGCGGAACGAAAAGGAAGACGAGCCGGGTCTGCACCGCCTCGAAACGCTCGCGCACGGCCTTGTGTTTGCTGTTGTCGAGCGTCCACGCGAGGACGCGCTCGTACCGGTCGATCCATGGCCCTTCGGCGTGCGCCTGCTCGCCCTGCGCGGACAGGAAATAGGCGGCGATCATCGGCGTGATCATGCGCGCGACGGCAAGGCTCATCAGCACCGCGAAGACGACGGTCATGCCGAACTGGATGAAGAACTGGCCCGAAATGCCCGGCATCAACGCGACCGGAAGGAAGACCGCGACGATCGACATCGTCGTGGCGACGACCGCGAGCCCGATCTCGTCGGCGGCGTCGATCGACGCCTGATAGGCGGTCTTGCCCATCCGCATATGTCTGACGATATTCTCGATCTCGACGATCGCATCGTCGACGAGCACCCCGGCGACGAGGCTGAGCGCGAGCAGCGACAGGGCGTTCAGCGAAAAGCCCATCATGTCCATGAACCAGAAGGTCGGAATGGCGGACAAGGGGATCGCGAGCGCACTGATCAACGTCGCGCGCCAGTCGCGCAGGAAGAGGAAGACGACGACGACCGCCAGCACCGCACCCTCGACCATCGCCGCCATCGAGCTGCGATATTGTTCCTTGGTATAGTCGGTGCGGGTGAAGAGGATCTTGAAATCGACCTTCGGGTTGTTCTTGGTGATCTCGGCGAGCTTCTTCATCGTCTCATCATGGATCGTGACGTCCGACGAGCCCTTTGCCTTTTCGATCGCAAAGCTCAGCACCTGCTTGCCGCGGATCTTCGCGAGATTGCGCTGCTCGGCATAGCCGTCGGTCACCTTGGCCACATCCGCCAGACGAATGGTCCGCCCATTGCCGATCGAGATGCGCGTCTCGCCGAGCTGGAAGGCGCTCGCCGCATTGCCGAGCACGCGGACCGCCTGCTCGGCGCCCGCGATCTCGGTGCGGCCGCCAGCAGCGTTGAGGTTCACCTGGCGCAATTCCTGGTTCACCTGGCTTGCGGTCAGGCCATAGCTCTGCATTCGTGCGGGATCGAGGATGACGCGGATTTCACGATCGACCCCGCCCGAACGGCTGACCTTCGCCATGCCGGGGATCGAGAGCAGTTCCTTCGCCACCGTATTGTCGACGAACCACGACAGCTGTTCGAGCGTCATGTCGGTCGCCTCGACCGCGAAATAGGTAATCGGTCCGCCCGCGGCGTCGACGCGCACGACCTGCGGCTCGAGAATGCCTTCGGGCAGCTCGCTGCGAATTTGCTGAACCGCCTGATTGACGTCGTTATAGGCGCGATCGATCGGGGTCCCGATCGCGAACTGGATCATCGTCGAGCTGCTGCCCTCGTTGACGTAGGACGACATTTCGTCGACGCCGCTGACGCCGCGAACCGCGGCCTCGATACGCTGTGTCACCTGCGTTTCGAGCTCGGTCGGCGCCGCGCCGGGCTGCGCCACCATGACCTGCACCAGCGGAAATTCGACGTCGGGCTGGTCGTTCACGTCCATCCGGTTGAAGCTGACGACCCCCGCCAGCAGCAACAGCACGAAGAGGACGATCGGCGGCACCGGATTGCGGATGCACCAGGCGGAAATATTGCGAAAGCTCATGATATAAACGCCTTTGTGCGCACCATCCGGATTATTGCGACGCCTTCTGAATCACCGGCTTCACCTTGTCGCCGACGTTCAGGAACGCGCCCGCCAGCACAACGACCTTTTCGTTTCCGGTCAGGCCCGACGCGATCGACACGCCGCTGTCGCTGACGGTGCCGACCTTGATCGCGCGCTGTTCGATCTTGTCGTCCTTGCCAACGATCAGCACATAATTGCCGTCGGCCCGGCTGTGGACCGCACTTTCGGGCAGCAACGGCGCCTCGGCGGTGCCCGCCACCAGCCGCGCATCGGCAAAGCCGCCCGGCCGCAGCGAACTGCTGTACGGGATCGCGATGCGGACCATGCCCTGGCGCGTGTCGGTGTTGACGACGGGGGAAACCTGCCACACCTGCCCGGCAATCTGCAGGCTGGTTCCGACCGGGGTGACGGTCGCGCGCGTTCCCGCAGCGACGCGCTGCAGATCGGCCTCGGCCATCTGCGCGAGCATTTCCATTTCGCCGCCCTTGGCCATGCGGAACAGCACGCCGCTGCCCGCGCCGACGATCTGGCCCGGCTCGACCTGCCGCGTCAGCACAAGCCCCGCAGCCGGCGCCACGATGTTGAGCCGACCGTTGCGCGCGACCGCTTCCTGATATTGCGCCTGCGCGACACGGACACGCGCGTTGGCGGCATCGCGCGTCGCGCGCTTGCGGTCCATGTCGGCCTTGGAAATGAAGCCGCGTCCGACCAGCGCTTCGGCGCGTTCGAGTTCGGCCTGTGCGAGATTCGCATCGGCTTGCGCGACGCGGATCGATGCGGAGAGACCCGCCGCCTGCTGCGTCTGCACCGACCGGTCGATGATCGCCAGCGTCTGCCCCGCGCCGACCCACTGGCCCGGCTCGACGAGTACGCGCACGACTTCGCCGCCCTCGCCCGCGACGCCGACCGGCATCTCGCGGCGCGCCGCAATCGTGCCGTTGGCGGAAATCGCGGCCTCGACCGAAACGCGTCCCGGGATCACCACCGTGACGCTGGGCGCATTCGTCGTAGCAGCCTCGTCCCCCGCAGTCGCGGCGCCATCGCCCATGCCCTGCTTGAACCCGTACCAGGCCGCCACGAGCACCAGCGCGACCAGCACGAGCGCGACGATCAGCCGCGTCCGCTTGCGGCGATTGTCCGCATCGTCGTAAAAGCTTTGGGTCGACCCCGTCAGGCTGTCCATCACATCCACTTTCCGCTCGTAGTTCACGCCGAATTCCCAATCTGCCGTTCGTGGCAGCCGACACGACGATCGCCCGACAGCGATCCGCCCCCAGTCCGCACGACCCAGTTTCGTCGAGGTGTATTATCTAATTAAATCACCCGTGACAAGGGGGAAACAACGCCGCTTCGCCCGCAATCCGGCTGCGCCTCATAGCCGCCGGACCCGGCGATTTCCAAAGAAAAAGGGCGCCCCGCCGATGCGGGCCGCCCTTTTGCTGCCGGTCCGAAATGGACCGGAACAG encodes:
- a CDS encoding DUF445 domain-containing protein; the encoded protein is MGVAVPTGGFNIRVVATGMLVVMAFVFVGAKYYQDVHPAIGFVRAFAEAAMVGGLADWFAVTALFRHPMGLPIPHTAIVPRNKNRIGDTLARFLLTNFLLPRLIARKMQTVDVAGAVGKFLSEPGEGGGRLRLGASRIIADGLGALDQQRLGGMVKSAIADRLRELDVAPLLGQALQAALAEGRHQPLLDAMVKWGSKTLELNEHLIHQMVHDNSNAIVRFTGLDESISNRIVAGLSKLLSEMAVDETHPLRIRVEEGLAKMALDLQHDPEVQAKVAKVRDELLENKAVKRWLDGLWEQGRTALLKAARNPDTMLAGRIGELVTQFGSMLGEDAAIKRTLNRYARRAVVGMVDSYGETALKLVSDTIRGWDAKTITDRLENAVGDDLQYIRINGTLVGGLVGVLIHTVDVLL
- a CDS encoding efflux RND transporter periplasmic adaptor subunit; translated protein: MNYERKVDVMDSLTGSTQSFYDDADNRRKRTRLIVALVLVALVLVAAWYGFKQGMGDGAATAGDEAATTNAPSVTVVIPGRVSVEAAISANGTIAARREMPVGVAGEGGEVVRVLVEPGQWVGAGQTLAIIDRSVQTQQAAGLSASIRVAQADANLAQAELERAEALVGRGFISKADMDRKRATRDAANARVRVAQAQYQEAVARNGRLNIVAPAAGLVLTRQVEPGQIVGAGSGVLFRMAKGGEMEMLAQMAEADLQRVAAGTRATVTPVGTSLQIAGQVWQVSPVVNTDTRQGMVRIAIPYSSSLRPGGFADARLVAGTAEAPLLPESAVHSRADGNYVLIVGKDDKIEQRAIKVGTVSDSGVSIASGLTGNEKVVVLAGAFLNVGDKVKPVIQKASQ
- a CDS encoding efflux RND transporter permease subunit, with protein sequence MSFRNISAWCIRNPVPPIVLFVLLLLAGVVSFNRMDVNDQPDVEFPLVQVMVAQPGAAPTELETQVTQRIEAAVRGVSGVDEMSSYVNEGSSSTMIQFAIGTPIDRAYNDVNQAVQQIRSELPEGILEPQVVRVDAAGGPITYFAVEATDMTLEQLSWFVDNTVAKELLSIPGMAKVSRSGGVDREIRVILDPARMQSYGLTASQVNQELRQVNLNAAGGRTEIAGAEQAVRVLGNAASAFQLGETRISIGNGRTIRLADVAKVTDGYAEQRNLAKIRGKQVLSFAIEKAKGSSDVTIHDETMKKLAEITKNNPKVDFKILFTRTDYTKEQYRSSMAAMVEGAVLAVVVVFLFLRDWRATLISALAIPLSAIPTFWFMDMMGFSLNALSLLALSLVAGVLVDDAIVEIENIVRHMRMGKTAYQASIDAADEIGLAVVATTMSIVAVFLPVALMPGISGQFFIQFGMTVVFAVLMSLAVARMITPMIAAYFLSAQGEQAHAEGPWIDRYERVLAWTLDNSKHKAVRERFEAVQTRLVFLFVPLLLAALTVVFSIVSYFQPVPPGGSRPNTALHFLLQTPAIAIVTFLLTSLLAILLGALAWKIGVRRFAFTNWAKFMVQRAWARLYDHRVWIVGIGGAAFVTSIILFAVLPQQFQPTINSDYSQVKYELPPGSTLAQSEHISDQINTILSGDKNVENAFYDVNVGGGGVYITLKKKREVTSVEWERALQPKMAAIPDARVSFQSQSSGFSGRDITMVIGGDDPVALEKHAMKIVGEMRGLKEIRSPRIEGDIPRPEIIVTPRLDLAADLGVTTAALSQTIRIATLGDIDQNAAKFSLSDRQIPIRVLLSEDSRRSLSTIENLPVPTSRGVTVPLKSVAEIGFGAGPTELRRYNQTRRIVIGADLAPGLVTGNAQQKIDALPAVKTMPQGVRKIVQGEAKWQGELIKNFIIAVVAGLMLVFSTLVLLYRRFVSPLVNMSSLLLAPLGGLLGLLVAGMAVSIPVYIGLLMLLGIVAKNSILLVDFAIEEMDQGVGKMEALLDAGRKRAQPIVMTTIAMVAGMVPTALSLSGDGAFRAPMGVVVIGGLVLSTILTLLIVPAGFSLADSVEKRLGGFFARNLLTYKPGDDTKPHSAPAPHPAE
- the pepN gene encoding aminopeptidase N — translated: MTDLSSTPAIPVTIHRGDYAPLEWQIPDIALDFALGVEQTKVSAALSVVRHAAAPAPLLLRGDGLTAAEVRVDGAVWNDWRMDGSDLIVDLGDRTAAVVEVDTVIAPASNTQLMGLYASNNMLCTQCEAEGFRRITFHPDRPDVLSRYKVRMTGDKATFPILLSNGNCVEQGEAGNDHWALWEDPWPKPSYLFALVAGDLVVNRDSFTTMSGREVELGIWVRKGDEARTGHAMKALQDSMAWDERVYGREYDLDLFNIVAVSDFNMGAMENKGLNIFNTRYILADPDTATDVDFDGVEGVVAHEYFHNWSGNRVTCRDWFQLSLKEGFTVFRDQNFSADMGSPPVKRIEDVRLLRAAQFPEDAGPLAHPIRPDSYQEISNFYTATIYNKGAEIIRMMATLLGPERFRKGTDLYFDRHDGEAATCEDFVRAMEEGGDIDLKQFRRWYEQAGTPRLSLTLAQDGDDWSLDIRQAVPPTPGQPDKAPMMMPLRLAAFAMDGSGATLPDTLVTLSGAAQRVPLGRFASRPALSVNRGFSAPVIVDFERAPGELAWLAAHDDDPFARYEALQQLMLDTLVAAASGDTGDTQAVIDAVAQTLAGAAADPAFVAEAVLLPSEAFIGDQMVTVDPDAIRRERLALQAAIGVALESEWRAVLAGAAPPATDLSSKAKGGRRLRGVALAYLAATGQDDVPALAFGIFSGADGMTERQAALATLAHGDSDERAHALDIFYQRYRDNPLVLDKWFQVQAWSLRPDTVDAVKALAQHPDFTLANPNRVRSLYGAFSGNQAAFHQADGAGYRLIADLVIALDPKNPQTAAKMIPPLGRWKRFDEARGAMMRAELERILAQPGLSRDVTEQASKSLAG
- a CDS encoding Rossmann-fold NAD(P)-binding domain-containing protein — protein: MAHMLIFGMGYAASHLAGRLQARGWEVLGTTRDGRGDTIAFADETAVLIALRDATHILSSVPPVDGIDPVLARYGEAIALSPAGWTGYLSSTGVYGDAGGAWVDESAPVKGRRPDRNAADAAWGGLRSDVRVFRLPGIYGPGRSILDRIGEGRAHRIALPGQVFSRVHVDDIAGGVMASFRGPAGVYNLADDEPCHQNRLVEWGCAMLGVPVPPLQTLDEAGLSPAARAFYAENRRVANGKAKRLLGWAPKYPTFREGLAACR